The nucleotide sequence CTTAATTTCAGAGATATTAATATCTCTCCCGAACGAATTTCTGAAAGAGAGGTTCGTCGTACTCAGCGTATCAAAGACGGTTGGGAGTATAAAAAAGATAGAAACGGCAATATTGTAAAAGACGAAAACGGAAAACCTATCAAGGTCGATATTTATAAAACCGTAAGCGCGGTGCTTCTCATTACCGAACAAAGCAAATCGGCATTTGTAGGAGGTACGGTAATTTACCGAGATCTGGAGCGCAATAGGGACCTGAACAAGCACCCTATCTCAACCGAATTTATATTCGAAAATGTATTTGCCACCTTCAGAGGAGATGAAAGAGCCCTAAGTGATGATGATACATTGCTTTTAGATAATAGATTTATCCCTTTTCCGGCCAATTCACAAATGGTTTATGATGCCGGAGAGGAAATTAAAATTAGATTCAAGGAAATCTTAAAGGATAATTCGTTTTAAACAAATTGCCTTAAATGATCGGCCGAAATGCTATGATGAGAATCATTGTGTACGGCAGCGCCGTTCTTTAACACAATAAGTTGTGGACTCTCGTGTGGAATTCCAAATTCGGTTGCGATCTGGTTGGACACTTCGCGATACTTCAACAGATCGAGGAAGTATAGTTTTATCTGATCATCACTTAAATCATAAGCACTTTCAAACTGTCTAAGGACCATTTTACTTATCCCACAACGGGTGGAATGTTTAAAAATAACCACGGGCGTAGATTTAGACTCTTCTTTTAAGGTCTCTAACTGAGCTACCGTGGACAATACGTGCCATGGTGTTTCTTCAATCTCCTCTTTTGCGATCTCTCTTTGCGATTTAAACTTATCAAATAATCCCATAACTTTCTTTTTATACAAAGTTAGGCAATTGCGACATGTTATTTTCTGAATGAAATGGTAAAATTAAATTTCAATCGGTCATAATGTCTGCTAAAGCACTGGATTTTACCGTCATTTTGTCTTAATCTTAGCTTGGCTCATATTTTGACTTATACGTGTTGAAAATAAAAAATAACTGAAGCACATTTCAGAAAAAATACAAACTATGAACTTTAATAATTATACCATAAAATCACAAGAAGTGATACAGCAGGCACAGCAGCTTGCGCAAAGCTTCGGTAATCAGCAGATCGAAATAGAGCACATAATGAAAGCGATCTTCGAAGTTGATGAAAATGTAACGCCATTCATTCTAAAAAAACTGAATGTCAATACGGTCTTGCTACAACAGATCCTGGAGAAACAATTGGAATCATTTCCAAAAGTTTCGGGAGGAGACATCATGCTATCCAGAGAAGCCGGAAAGGCTGTGAATGAAGCGAGTA is from Constantimarinum furrinae and encodes:
- the ytxJ gene encoding bacillithiol system redox-active protein YtxJ; translated protein: MGLFDKFKSQREIAKEEIEETPWHVLSTVAQLETLKEESKSTPVVIFKHSTRCGISKMVLRQFESAYDLSDDQIKLYFLDLLKYREVSNQIATEFGIPHESPQLIVLKNGAAVHNDSHHSISADHLRQFV